Within the Emticicia oligotrophica DSM 17448 genome, the region AAACATCTCCCTGACCTACTAAGCCCAAATTTTGCTCAACGGTTTTAGGGCCTTTCTTCGATTGTTTCACTTTTCCTAAACTTTCCGTATTTTCTGCATAATTATTTTTGCTCGCAGTTACTGAATATTCACCTTCTTTTTTAGGCTGAAATTCATATTTTCCATCTAAACCAGTAATAATTTGTTGTTTCGAACCGTCTTTTTCATTTTGAAGTGTTACCACAGCACCTTGAATCGGCTGTTGATTAACCTCTGCAACGATTGTTCCCTTAATTATCGGTGCCTTAGATTTCTCTAAATATACTTTGATTGACGTTTGATTTTTGAGGGAAGATGCAAAAGTACCGTACGATACTCCGTTTGACTCATAACCCTCTTTCATGATTTTAAACTCAAAGTCTGTTCCTGTTTCTAAGCAAACTGTCACTTTTCCATCAATACCTGTAACCATCAGCTCTTTGTTTATTCCATTTTTTAAAACGCGTACATCAGCTAGCTCCAAAGGTTTTTTACTATCTGAATCATAAACCAAAATATTTAACTGACGGCAACCATGACGAAACGAATAGAGATTATCATCACCATAACCACGCTTACGATTTGAACTGAAATAGCCACTCGTTCTATTACCATCAGTGATGAAACCAAAGTCATCTTTCTCAGAATTTATCGGTGCTCCTAAGTTTTTAATTTCACTCATCGGAATGCCTTCTTTCATTTCGACAAAAAACACGTCTAAGCCACCTAAACCTTCAATTCCATCTGACGAGAAATATAAATTCCCATTTTCATCTACAAAAGGAAACATTTCATTTCCTTCAGTATTAATATCTTTCCCTAAATTTACAGGAGAGCCCCATTGTCCATCTCGATAATCCACCACGTAAATATCAGTTCCACCAAAACCTCCGGGCATATCTGAAACAAAATAAAGTTTTTTATTATCTGGCGATAAGGCTGGATGCCCACACGAATAATTATCGCTATTAAACGGCAATTCGACAATTCCTCCCCAATGTTTGCCATTATCAACAGCTAGATATAGCTTAAGCTTAGTTACACCATCTGTGCCTGTTCTACTACGACCTTTATTATAGTTATTGCGTGTAAAGATTAGCTTTTTATAATCTTTGAAGAACGTAACGGGGCCTTCATGATATTTACTATTGAGTGTTTTACTGAATTGCTCTATTTTTGAGAGTGGTTTTTCTTGTTCTTCCTTCGCCATTGATTCAAGTTTTTCAGAAGCACTAAAAGCACTCCCTCCCCCTACCGAACCAAGCTGCTTAGCTGCCACAATATTATCTTTACGGAGCTCTGAAGTATCAGGAAACATAAATAAATCAAGAAAAGGGGTCTGATTCTGCATAAAAACTCGCTTTATCGCCCCTCCTTCCTCACGAGCCGACACAAAGACTAATCCATTTTTGTAGTACATCGGACTAAAGTCCGACTGACGAGAATTAAGTGTATATAAATAATCTATTTTATATGTTGAAGAATCTTGAAAGAAGCGACTATTATCCATGTATGCAACGGTGAATCTTCTTCCACGCATATCAGCCGTTTGCTCCTCTCCGTACCGGCTATACATTTTTTGAGATTCTTTGTATTTACCATTATTGGCCAAAGCCTGAGCGTAATACAAGAAAATTTCGCTTTCTAAGTCTTTGTTGTATTTCTCAATCAATTCGGCATAAACACGTTCCGCATTACGTGTATCTTGAACTTTTCGGTAGCTATAACCCAACTTTGTCAAGGCTTCTTTCATTTCGGGCGAACCCACTTTAGCTGTACGAAGATAATCTTCATAGCTTCGAATAGCTTCTATATAGCTCATACTTTCGAAACTACGATTTGCGGCCTTTAACTTTCCGCTTTGAGCAAATGTTTGTTGGGCTAAAAGAAGAATTAATGCCAACAACCAAATATTGTATTTTTTCATGGGTGAAGCACTCAGCATCATTTTTAAATGAGGAAAATTTAAAGCACGTTTGGATTACATTTGCCTAAATTATCAAAACCTGTGCCAAATACCAAACTTACAATAAAGTATTTAAAAGAAAACCTATTAAAATAATTATGAAATTAGCACTTAAGGGCAAATAAAAGAACTGAAAATCAAATTATTATCAATTAAATTCACTCTATATTATTTCAGCTTTTAAAATCATCTTGGAAGACCTTTGTAGTCGAAATCTTTCATCTGTTCTATAATTAACTACCCACATAATTTGTCCAGCAGATACGAGAAGAAATATGTTTTTTTTAAGATGAAGTGAAATCTTTTTATCAATCAAAAAGTCAGAAATTTTCTTTTGGCCTTTCATACCAAACGGAATAAACGAATCTCCTTCTTTCCATCTTCGCATCGTGAGTGGAAAAGTAATTTTTTCAAAATCGAAGTATCCAATTGCATTATTTCTTTCAAACTTTCCGTCAAACTCCTCCGCTTTTACAAGAGAAAAACGGAGTTTATTACCTTCGAAACTTATAGTTATACCTGATAGAATATCTTCTTTTTGAATTTCAAGCAAAGTTTTTTCAATTTCCGCATCAAGTTTTGGGTAAATGATAAATTCCTCTCGGTCTTTCAATAAACTATGGGTTTCGGAGTGAAAAATCTTGCCCGAAATCCCATCAATTGAAGCAAATATTTCTTTTGATTGAAAGTAGTTAAATCCAAACTCTTTTAGAAGCTCCTCAATAAAATAATTAGCTGACTGCCAATACTTTATATTAGCTATTTTTATATAAAAAACGCCATTACTTTCACGCATAACCTTAGCTTTGAAATGGCTTAAGTTTTTTCTAAAATCGGCTTCAATAGATTGAAAACGTTCGAGATTTCGTGCAAAAGTTTCGTCTAAATTGGGATTTATTTTTTTTAGTAAAGGAACTACTTCATTTCTAATCAAATTTCTTTGATAATCATTCGAAGCATTGCTACTATCTTCTCTCCATTGAAGTTTGTTTTCTTGCACGAAGTTATCAATAGCTTCTCTTGAAGCAAAAAGTAATGGCCTAATTATCAATTCTTTTTTGGGTAGAATTCCTCTTAAACCGGCAATGCCTGTTCCTTTAGTCAGATTGAGCAAAACTGTTTCAATACTATCATTCAAATGATGGGCAGTAGCAATATAACTGTAGCTAAATTCTTCTCTGATTTGCTCAAACCATTCGTAACGAAGTGTGCGGGCAGCCATTTCAATCGAAATCTTCTTTTGCTTGGCAAAGGCTTTGGTATCGAATGTTTGAGTGTGAAAGTTTACCTTATTTACTCGGCATAATTGCTCAACAAATACTTGGTCTTGGTCAGACTCGCTTCCTCTCAACTGAAAATTGCAATGTGCCACTGCAAAATTTAGTTTCGACCGACAAAAAAGTTCAAACATTACCACTGAATCTTTACCTCCACTTACTGTAAGCAAGACCTTATCGGTGACTTCAAATAATTTTTGCTCGTTAATATATGTTAAGAAGGCATGAAGCATCAAAGCAATTACGTAATTTTGCAAGCAAATTTAGAATTTTCAATTGAAGATGATTAATAATATTATAAAAAATATAGCTCAGTCTCAAAGAACAGCACTTAAAAACGTGTTCTCTTCTTTTGGGAAATGTATTAGCTTAGTAATTGTACTATTGATTCCACTTTTTTCGTTCGGACAAAAACCTCTTAATCCACCACCAGCGGCCACCCCTAATACAAAAATCAATTTATTAAGTGCAGATAGCTTAATAGGTGTTAATCAACAACCTTTTTATACAAGACAATTCTTAGGTAATGTTTCTTTTGCCCACCGTGGAGCCGTTTTATATTGCCAAACTGCTACACAAAATGAAACAACAAATACCTTAGAGGCTTTCGGGAAAATTAGAATTGTGCAAGGCGATACGCTTACAATTACTGGTGATACGCTCTATTATGATGGGAACACACGTTTTGCCAGAGTATTAGGAAAAAAAGTAGTTCTAACAGATAAAAAAGTAAGTCTTACAACACGTGTAGTAGAATATGATATTCAGAAAAACCGTGCTTATTATCCAGTTCGAGGAGTAATTGTGCAAGATTCGAGTATTTTAAAAAGTGAAAAAGGTTTTTATAATACTCGAAGCAAGATTTTTAATTACAAGGAAAACGTAGAAATTACAAATCCTAAATACACCATTACATCAGACAGTTTGCAGTACAATGCACGCACCAAAATGGCACTTTTCAAAGCTCCTACGCTCATTAAAAGCAAAGATGGAGATATCATAGCAAATGCTGGAAGTACCTATAATACTCAAACCCAACAATCTAATTTTAAGGGTCGTTCTAAAATTGTCAATGAAGATTATACACTTACTGGCGATACTTTAAGTTTCGACCAAAAAACCGAGTCGGGTTTTGCCAAAGGAAACGTAGAATTGGTCTCTAAGAAGGATAAAGTTATCTTAAACGGGCTAATGGGTGTGCGTGATGGCAAAGCAGGTTTTACTAAAATAATGGGCAATGCCCTTATGCGAAATACCTCTGAAAGAGATACGCTTTTCCTAAGAGCCGATACCCTTTATGCCTATGAGCGAAAGGATTCATTAATAGTAAAAACTGATTCCTTGAAACTAGGCAAAAAGGAGGAGAAAAGTAACGCATCGAAAATGGAGAAACTATTAGCGTTCGGGCACGTAAAAGTGTTTCGTACAGATATTCAAAGTCGCTGTGATTCACTGCTTTATGACTTGAAAGATTCGGTAATTCATTTTTTTAGCAAGCCGATTATTTGGAATGATAAAAATCAATCCGAGGCCGATACAATTCACGTATATATGAAAAATAACAAAGTAAATCGCATGTATATGATTAATAAAGGCTTTGTTATTGCGAAGGATACGGTTCAGAATTTTAATCAAATTAAGGGTAGAAAGATTTCGGCAACTTTCAACGCCCAAAACCGAATAGAAAATGTGGTAGTTGAAGGAAACGGTGAAAGTATCTATTATGCACTTGATGATAAAAATAAACTTATCGGTGTAAATAGAGTCGAATGTAGCAAAATGAATATGAAGTTTAAAGAAAATCAAATAAACCGAATAGCATTTTTAGGAAAGCCCGACGCCAAGCTTGTTCCACCAACCGAGTTGACTAATGATAGTAATCGCTTAGATGGATTTGAGTGGCGTGAAAAAGAAAAACCAACCAAAGAAGAAGTGCTGGGCATGAAAATTGTATTAAAAAAAGAAGAGCCCAAAAACCAAAAAGAGCCTCAAAAATAGCCAAACGAAAAAAAGTTTCCTTTTATTGCAACCTTTTGGCTTAAAAATGAGTCTTATACATAAAATCCTTTTTTTAATTTTCAACAACTTTTACGTATATTTGTAATAGCCCCCATAATATACGTGCTTATAACAACTTAGAAGAGTTTCTATGGCAAAAAATTTACAAAAATATTTAACAGTACTAATTGGAATCGTTGTCTTATCCAACGTTGCTCTTGCTCAAGTTGAGAAAGGCAAATCTCGTTTGGATATCGGCAAGAAACCAACTACCACTGCTAAATCTTCACTTCAAAAAATGGCTTTTGTGAGTAAAACAATGCCATCAGAAGTAAGATTAAACAAGCCTTCTGTGGTAAACCAGTACTTCCGTGATGCCCTATTGAATGGTTCTACAAGAACTGCTACCGCAAAAACATCAAATGTTGAAATTCCAGCTACAAACGATAAAAGTGTAGGAACAGAAAGTAATGATAAGCTATTTTTTAACGATAAACTATCAGTTTCAAACATTTATCCAAATCCAGCCAACGATTACGCTACAATTGATTATGTGATTACCGGTAATGTAAACGACGCCAGTATGGCATTTTATAATTTGCTCGGACACGAAGTAGCTAATTATGAATTAGATAAATTTGACCGCCGATTAAAAGTTCAAACAGCAAATTGGGAGTCAGGTATCTATTTATATCAATTAGTGGTTGACGGAAAAAAAGTAGCTACCAAAAAACTATTAGTAAGACATAACTAAGAATATTAATTCGATTACTGAGAGGCCAAACAAGTTGAATTTGTTTGGCCTTTTGCTTTTTAATATATTTACTTTTAGAAATATTTCTATTTTTCAGTTATTGCTACATTTTTTCAAATATCTCCAACGCTAAAAATTTTATCCTTTGAAATAAGTTTAATTCAAAAACAACTCTTTTCATCGTTACTTAATTACTTTGAAACAGTACAAATCTATTATCATTTTAAACCCATTAATTATGGCTCTTCCAAACATTTTTTCCGAAAACGTAACCGAACAAATAA harbors:
- a CDS encoding OmpA family protein; this translates as MKKYNIWLLALILLLAQQTFAQSGKLKAANRSFESMSYIEAIRSYEDYLRTAKVGSPEMKEALTKLGYSYRKVQDTRNAERVYAELIEKYNKDLESEIFLYYAQALANNGKYKESQKMYSRYGEEQTADMRGRRFTVAYMDNSRFFQDSSTYKIDYLYTLNSRQSDFSPMYYKNGLVFVSAREEGGAIKRVFMQNQTPFLDLFMFPDTSELRKDNIVAAKQLGSVGGGSAFSASEKLESMAKEEQEKPLSKIEQFSKTLNSKYHEGPVTFFKDYKKLIFTRNNYNKGRSRTGTDGVTKLKLYLAVDNGKHWGGIVELPFNSDNYSCGHPALSPDNKKLYFVSDMPGGFGGTDIYVVDYRDGQWGSPVNLGKDINTEGNEMFPFVDENGNLYFSSDGIEGLGGLDVFFVEMKEGIPMSEIKNLGAPINSEKDDFGFITDGNRTSGYFSSNRKRGYGDDNLYSFRHGCRQLNILVYDSDSKKPLELADVRVLKNGINKELMVTGIDGKVTVCLETGTDFEFKIMKEGYESNGVSYGTFASSLKNQTSIKVYLEKSKAPIIKGTIVAEVNQQPIQGAVVTLQNEKDGSKQQIITGLDGKYEFQPKKEGEYSVTASKNNYAENTESLGKVKQSKKGPKTVEQNLGLVGQGDVFRLDNIYYDYGQFFIRPDAAKELEMKLVPLLKKYPNMRIEVRSHTDSRSSDAFNLKLSENRARAVVDYLAARGINTKRVVAKGYGEAELLNNCDDGIKCEEDQHQANRRTEFKILDVSAVGMN
- the tilS gene encoding tRNA lysidine(34) synthetase TilS codes for the protein MQNYVIALMLHAFLTYINEQKLFEVTDKVLLTVSGGKDSVVMFELFCRSKLNFAVAHCNFQLRGSESDQDQVFVEQLCRVNKVNFHTQTFDTKAFAKQKKISIEMAARTLRYEWFEQIREEFSYSYIATAHHLNDSIETVLLNLTKGTGIAGLRGILPKKELIIRPLLFASREAIDNFVQENKLQWREDSSNASNDYQRNLIRNEVVPLLKKINPNLDETFARNLERFQSIEADFRKNLSHFKAKVMRESNGVFYIKIANIKYWQSANYFIEELLKEFGFNYFQSKEIFASIDGISGKIFHSETHSLLKDREEFIIYPKLDAEIEKTLLEIQKEDILSGITISFEGNKLRFSLVKAEEFDGKFERNNAIGYFDFEKITFPLTMRRWKEGDSFIPFGMKGQKKISDFLIDKKISLHLKKNIFLLVSAGQIMWVVNYRTDERFRLQRSSKMILKAEII
- a CDS encoding OstA-like protein, which produces MINNIIKNIAQSQRTALKNVFSSFGKCISLVIVLLIPLFSFGQKPLNPPPAATPNTKINLLSADSLIGVNQQPFYTRQFLGNVSFAHRGAVLYCQTATQNETTNTLEAFGKIRIVQGDTLTITGDTLYYDGNTRFARVLGKKVVLTDKKVSLTTRVVEYDIQKNRAYYPVRGVIVQDSSILKSEKGFYNTRSKIFNYKENVEITNPKYTITSDSLQYNARTKMALFKAPTLIKSKDGDIIANAGSTYNTQTQQSNFKGRSKIVNEDYTLTGDTLSFDQKTESGFAKGNVELVSKKDKVILNGLMGVRDGKAGFTKIMGNALMRNTSERDTLFLRADTLYAYERKDSLIVKTDSLKLGKKEEKSNASKMEKLLAFGHVKVFRTDIQSRCDSLLYDLKDSVIHFFSKPIIWNDKNQSEADTIHVYMKNNKVNRMYMINKGFVIAKDTVQNFNQIKGRKISATFNAQNRIENVVVEGNGESIYYALDDKNKLIGVNRVECSKMNMKFKENQINRIAFLGKPDAKLVPPTELTNDSNRLDGFEWREKEKPTKEEVLGMKIVLKKEEPKNQKEPQK
- a CDS encoding T9SS type A sorting domain-containing protein; protein product: MAKNLQKYLTVLIGIVVLSNVALAQVEKGKSRLDIGKKPTTTAKSSLQKMAFVSKTMPSEVRLNKPSVVNQYFRDALLNGSTRTATAKTSNVEIPATNDKSVGTESNDKLFFNDKLSVSNIYPNPANDYATIDYVITGNVNDASMAFYNLLGHEVANYELDKFDRRLKVQTANWESGIYLYQLVVDGKKVATKKLLVRHN